The Armatimonadota bacterium sequence TGGTTTAACCAGAAGTATCGCAAGGACCAGTTTCTTAAGCTCAAAGGCAGGCAGATCGTAGCCTACGGCACTGTGGCCGAGGGCCGGTGGGGCATGGAGATTGCGACCCCTGAGTGGGAGCCTTACAGTGAGGACTCCGATCCTCTTTCGAGCGGGCGGGTAGTTCCGGTTTATCCGCTGACCGAGGGGCTGTTTCAGAGCCAGGTCCGCAAGGCAATACACGGCGTGCTGGACCTTTATGTGCCGCTTGTGCCCGAGGTTTTACCGGAGGATGTGCGCAACCGTTTGGACCTGATGGATATCGGGGAGGCGCTGCGCAATATTCACTTTCCGGAAAGTATGGCGGCTCTGGAAGCGGCCAGGAAGAGGCTGGTTTTTGAAGAGCTGTTTTTGCTTCAACTCGCGCTGGCTTTGCGAAAGCGCGGGATGGAGATGCCCGGGCATGGCATTGCATTTAAGATGCCCGAAAACTTTGAGCAAGAACTTAGATTAGTTCTGCCGTTCGAGCTTACAAAAGCTCAAAAGCGTGTAATAAAAGAGATAGCGGCGGATATGGACCGGCCGCTGTGCATGAACCGGCTCCTGCAGGGCGATGTGGGTTCCGGCAAGACTGCGGTCGCTCTGGCGGCTATGCTGATCGCCGTGCGTAATGGCTATCAGGCAGCGCTGATGGCTCCGACTGAGATTCTGGCCGAGCAGCACTATCTGGGGATCACTCGAATGCTCGAGAACCTGGGCGTGCTGGAGATTTCTGTCGATCTGCTCAAGGGGAGTCTGCGGAGCAAACAGCGCCGGCAGGTGATCGAACGGATAGCATCGGGTCAGACAAAGATTGCGATAGGCACTCACGCCCTGATTCAAGAGGGCGTCGAGTTTCATAAATTGGGACTGGTGATCGTGGACGAGCAGCACCGGTTCGGCGTTCTGCAGCGCGCTGCGCTGATGGAAAAGGGCCTGAACCCGGACATTCTGGTTATGACCGCGACCCCTATCCCGCGCACATTGACATTAACTATATACGGCGACCTGGACGTCTCGATAATAGACGAGCTTCCCCCCGGTCGAAAGGCTATCCGCACGCACTGGAAACAGGTAGGCGAGCGCAAAAAGGTCTACCATGCGCTTCGGACCCTGATCGATCAGGGCAGGCAGGCTTATGTTGTCTGTCCCTTGATCGAAGAGAGCGACAAGCTCCAGGCCCGCGCAGCCAGTGAGCTTGCCGAGTTTCTGCAGACCGAGATGTTTCCCGATTATAAGATCGGGCTGCTGCACGGTCAGATGAAGACAGATGAGAAAGACGCTGTGATGAAGGCCTTTCGAGCAGGTGAGATACAGATACTCGTCTCAACCACGGTGATAGAGGTCGGTGTGGACGTTTCCAATGCTACATGCATGGTGATCGAAGACGCGGACAGGTTCGGTCTGGCCCAGCTCCACCAGCTTCGAGGTCGAGTCGGGCGAGGTGATGAGCAGAGCTTTTGCGTGCTGATCTGCGAAGGCAATTCGCCTGACTCGATCAAGCGCATGCAGGTGATGTCATCCACCGGCGACGGCTTCACTATAGCCGAGGAAGACCTCAAGCTGCGCGGACCCGGCGAGTTTTACGGCACCAGGCAGTCCGGCATGGCTGGCCTCAAGATAGCCGATATCTTCCGGGATATCCCTATTTTGGAGTTAGCGCGAAAAGAGGCCTTTGATCTGATCGAGCGCGATCCTGATTTGGGGCATCCTGCATTCAAGGCTCTGCGCCATGACTTGACTAAGAAGTATGATGAACTGCAGTTGGCGGTGGTTAGCTAGTGGAAAGTGGAAAGCTGAGAGTGGAAAGCCCGGAAGGGATGGGCTGCTATAATCTCAGATGTTGGATATATAACAGGTTGCTTCGGTTCCGAAGGGGCCGAAGCCGCGACCGTAGGTCGCGAAGAGAAGCGTAACGCATTTGCAGACGGCTTCGGCCGCGCCGCCTGCGGCTCTGCAACCGAAGCAACTAAAGCGTAACGGTGATACACTATGGCCAGGTGGCATAACTACTATCTGGACAATCACGCACACTTTTGCACAGCTAGTGTGTCTGATTTCAGGCCGCTGCTTATAGGGCCGGGCGCTATGATACTTTATGAACAGTGGGACCGCGCAAGGCAAGCGCATAGAGTTCGTGTCTTGGCATATGTGATTATGCCTGAGCATTTCCATATAATTCTGTGGTCCGAGCGGGGAGATAGCATTAAGGCCTTTTTGAGTCGAACACTGGGAGAAACATCCAAGCGGATGCAGCCTGGTGGAGGCTTCTGGAAGGAGCGGCCTAATGTGCTTCCGCTGTATTCACGGCAAGTTCTAAAGACGAAGATGGACTATCTACACAGGAACCCGTTGCGTCGCGAGTTAGTTGTAAACCCGGAGGATTGGGAGCACTCGAGTTTCCGGCAGTTATTTATGGATGCTTGCACCCCGGTATTTCGATGCGATGACTGGGGAGATATCTCGATTTGACGGGTAGACAAACCCGGGTTGTTTGCGGCCTCTGCGAGGCTGGCTT is a genomic window containing:
- the recG gene encoding ATP-dependent DNA helicase RecG, which gives rise to MATQARTQSSSLSSARSLDTDVQFVKGVGPRLAGILGKLDIFTVRDLIYHFPRRHEDRTHFARVASLRHGESATIRGTVLAADNVKTRGSLVLTKVAVDDGTGVITLTWFNQKYRKDQFLKLKGRQIVAYGTVAEGRWGMEIATPEWEPYSEDSDPLSSGRVVPVYPLTEGLFQSQVRKAIHGVLDLYVPLVPEVLPEDVRNRLDLMDIGEALRNIHFPESMAALEAARKRLVFEELFLLQLALALRKRGMEMPGHGIAFKMPENFEQELRLVLPFELTKAQKRVIKEIAADMDRPLCMNRLLQGDVGSGKTAVALAAMLIAVRNGYQAALMAPTEILAEQHYLGITRMLENLGVLEISVDLLKGSLRSKQRRQVIERIASGQTKIAIGTHALIQEGVEFHKLGLVIVDEQHRFGVLQRAALMEKGLNPDILVMTATPIPRTLTLTIYGDLDVSIIDELPPGRKAIRTHWKQVGERKKVYHALRTLIDQGRQAYVVCPLIEESDKLQARAASELAEFLQTEMFPDYKIGLLHGQMKTDEKDAVMKAFRAGEIQILVSTTVIEVGVDVSNATCMVIEDADRFGLAQLHQLRGRVGRGDEQSFCVLICEGNSPDSIKRMQVMSSTGDGFTIAEEDLKLRGPGEFYGTRQSGMAGLKIADIFRDIPILELARKEAFDLIERDPDLGHPAFKALRHDLTKKYDELQLAVVS